In uncultured Bacteroides sp., one genomic interval encodes:
- a CDS encoding FAD/NAD(P)-binding protein: protein MSEQNIYLPYLMTIDKITNEAPGVRTFKLKFQNEEEANAFNFKAGQFGEYSAFGEGESTFCIASSPTRKGYIECTFRETGKVTSGLANLEEGSTMGFRGPFGNTFPMDEWKGKSLVFIAGGIALPPMRCVIQNALDLRENFKDITIVYGAKSVNDLVYKDELKEWADRPDVNLVTTVDPGGETPDWKGEIGFVPSVVEKTAPSPENTIAIVCGPPIMIKFTFPVLEKLGFKDDQIYTTLENRMKCGVGKCGRCNVGKLYVCKDGPVFSKEQLNNIPAEEY, encoded by the coding sequence ATGAGCGAACAAAATATATATCTTCCATACCTGATGACCATTGATAAGATAACCAATGAAGCTCCGGGTGTGAGAACTTTCAAATTGAAATTTCAAAACGAAGAAGAGGCTAATGCATTTAATTTCAAAGCCGGACAGTTTGGTGAATATTCTGCTTTCGGTGAGGGAGAATCTACTTTCTGTATAGCCTCATCCCCTACTCGTAAGGGATATATTGAATGTACTTTCCGTGAAACAGGAAAGGTAACCTCGGGACTTGCCAACCTTGAAGAAGGTAGTACCATGGGATTTCGCGGACCTTTTGGTAACACATTCCCAATGGACGAATGGAAAGGAAAGAGCCTGGTATTTATTGCCGGAGGTATCGCCTTGCCACCAATGCGTTGTGTAATCCAGAACGCACTCGACCTTCGTGAAAACTTTAAGGACATTACTATCGTTTACGGTGCAAAATCTGTGAACGACCTTGTTTATAAAGACGAACTAAAGGAATGGGCCGACCGTCCGGATGTAAATCTTGTAACTACAGTAGACCCGGGAGGCGAAACTCCTGATTGGAAAGGTGAAATTGGCTTTGTTCCTTCTGTAGTTGAAAAGACTGCTCCATCACCAGAGAATACCATTGCTATTGTATGTGGTCCTCCTATCATGATTAAGTTTACCTTCCCTGTATTAGAGAAGCTAGGCTTTAAGGATGATCAGATTTACACTACATTGGAAAATCGTATGAAGTGCGGCGTAGGTAAATGCGGCCGTTGCAATGTAGGCAAACTTTACGTATGCAAAGACGGTCCTGTATTCAGCAAAGAGCAATTAAACAACATTCCTGCTGAAGAATATTAA
- a CDS encoding 4Fe-4S dicluster domain-containing protein — METKYISKNGLNEWFSQIVKSEKRVYAPVEERGKVEFKKVQALSEVAEEYIQTTQSIKSAVFPRAEVLFSYEKENGKVKVEDFNPDAVKETVLWKVHPCDAAGFKPLTAIFNWDYTDKLYNAHLEKTTLVTFSCAKADKSCFCTSVNGGPGNTTGSDVLLTMLPDGGAIVEILTPKGEALVQLAASAFENDKGEDKSKYLADVPQAFDIEEVRARLATAFDSPVWKEQSERCLGCGACAFVCPTCACFDIQEDAHGSKGKRIRCWDSCGFSLFTLHTSGHNPRAVQSQRWRQRILHKFSYMPDRLSVFGCTGCGRCSRACPVDMNILEHITSIAKK, encoded by the coding sequence ATGGAAACAAAATATATCAGTAAAAACGGACTGAATGAATGGTTCAGCCAGATTGTAAAAAGCGAAAAACGTGTTTATGCACCGGTTGAGGAGCGCGGAAAAGTAGAATTTAAGAAAGTTCAGGCTCTCAGCGAAGTTGCCGAAGAATATATTCAGACTACACAGTCTATAAAATCGGCTGTATTCCCTCGTGCCGAAGTTTTATTTTCATACGAGAAAGAAAATGGCAAGGTAAAGGTAGAAGACTTTAATCCTGATGCAGTAAAAGAAACTGTTCTCTGGAAGGTTCATCCATGCGATGCAGCAGGATTCAAACCATTGACTGCTATCTTTAACTGGGATTATACAGACAAATTATACAACGCCCACCTGGAAAAAACTACTCTTGTTACATTTAGCTGTGCCAAAGCAGACAAGAGCTGCTTCTGTACAAGTGTGAATGGTGGACCAGGTAATACTACCGGAAGTGATGTTCTGCTGACTATGCTTCCAGACGGAGGAGCTATCGTTGAGATTCTTACTCCTAAAGGCGAAGCATTGGTGCAACTTGCAGCCTCAGCATTTGAGAATGATAAAGGCGAAGATAAATCTAAATATTTAGCTGATGTACCTCAGGCATTCGATATAGAAGAGGTAAGAGCACGTCTTGCTACAGCATTCGACAGCCCTGTATGGAAAGAACAATCAGAACGTTGTCTTGGTTGCGGTGCATGTGCATTTGTTTGTCCAACCTGTGCTTGTTTCGATATTCAGGAAGATGCCCACGGCTCTAAAGGAAAGCGCATTCGTTGCTGGGATTCATGCGGATTCTCTTTATTCACTTTGCATACATCAGGACACAATCCTCGTGCCGTGCAAAGTCAACGCTGGCGTCAACGCATTTTGCATAAGTTCTCTTATATGCCCGATCGCCTCAGCGTATTTGGTTGTACAGGCTGTGGACGCTGTTCACGCGCTTGTCCGGTAGATATGAATATACTTGAACACATAACTTCAATTGCAAAAAAATGA
- a CDS encoding 4Fe-4S dicluster domain-containing protein, giving the protein MDKLREKAAALLANGTVTMVLGYEEGTNKPRPVFCHTAEQASKLVYSSQCINNLAVYLTKKDIMGAGKVAVIATIPTLRSILQLSVENQLNEENLLVITVTDKDEVKQFANFAEIEAYIANFELKLEGKEQEIINKLEGMSREERFKFWMEEMSHCFKCYACRAACPLCYCTKCIVEENRPQWINPWASPLANMEWQINRAMHMAGRCTGCGACGDACPVGIPIHLLTRKMIEDLAPEFGFTPGQPSKNGNALSTWKADDKENFIR; this is encoded by the coding sequence ATGGATAAGTTGAGAGAAAAAGCCGCCGCATTACTTGCCAACGGAACCGTAACTATGGTTTTAGGTTACGAAGAAGGAACCAATAAACCTCGTCCTGTATTCTGCCACACAGCAGAACAAGCTTCTAAACTGGTATACAGCAGCCAATGTATAAACAACCTGGCCGTTTATCTCACTAAGAAAGATATTATGGGCGCTGGTAAAGTAGCTGTTATTGCAACTATCCCAACTCTTAGAAGTATTCTTCAACTATCTGTTGAGAACCAGTTAAACGAAGAAAACCTTCTGGTTATAACTGTAACAGATAAAGACGAGGTAAAGCAGTTTGCAAACTTCGCAGAGATAGAAGCATATATTGCCAATTTCGAGTTGAAACTTGAAGGTAAAGAGCAGGAAATTATTAACAAGCTTGAAGGCATGAGCCGTGAAGAACGTTTCAAGTTCTGGATGGAAGAGATGTCTCACTGCTTTAAATGTTATGCCTGTCGTGCAGCTTGTCCGCTTTGCTACTGTACAAAATGTATTGTTGAAGAGAACCGCCCACAATGGATTAACCCATGGGCTTCACCTTTGGCAAATATGGAATGGCAGATTAACCGTGCAATGCACATGGCCGGACGTTGTACCGGTTGTGGAGCATGTGGTGATGCTTGTCCGGTAGGTATTCCTATTCATTTGCTTACCCGCAAGATGATAGAAGACCTTGCACCGGAATTTGGTTTCACACCTGGTCAGCCATCAAAGAATGGAAACGCTCTTTCCACATGGAAAGCAGACGATAAAGAAAACTTTATACGATAA
- a CDS encoding hydrogenase iron-sulfur subunit — MNNNNSEFEPKIVAFVCNWCTYAGADLTGTSRLKYATNVKIVRFPCTGRIDFMLLLKAFAQGADGVIVSGCHPNDCHYTSGNFHARRRWITFRGLLDFMGIDVSRIQYSWVSAAEGAKWADVVNTTVANIRELGPYTEYQKVAEYLDKEEYNG, encoded by the coding sequence ATGAACAATAATAATTCAGAATTTGAACCCAAAATCGTAGCTTTTGTATGCAACTGGTGTACTTATGCAGGAGCCGACTTAACGGGTACAAGCCGATTAAAATATGCTACGAACGTGAAAATCGTTCGTTTCCCATGTACCGGACGTATTGACTTTATGCTCCTACTTAAAGCATTTGCTCAGGGAGCCGACGGGGTAATCGTTTCCGGCTGCCACCCTAACGACTGTCACTATACAAGTGGTAACTTCCACGCTCGCCGTCGTTGGATTACATTCCGCGGATTGCTAGATTTTATGGGTATTGATGTAAGTAGAATTCAGTACTCATGGGTTTCTGCTGCCGAAGGTGCTAAATGGGCAGATGTAGTTAATACTACCGTTGCCAATATCCGTGAGCTGGGTCCTTACACAGAATATCAAAAAGTTGCCGAATATTTAGATAAGGAGGAATACAATGGATAA
- a CDS encoding CoB--CoM heterodisulfide reductase iron-sulfur subunit A family protein, with protein sequence MSKIGVFICHCGENISATVDCEKVAQDIRKVEGVEYAIDYKYMCSDPGQTLIKDAIKEHHLDGVVVGSCSPRMHEPTFRKACAEAGLNPFLCEMANLREHCSWVHEKGEATTEKAFDLVKMLVEKVKRNKPLDSIKVPITKKALVIGGGIAGIQASLDIANTGHQVILIEKDPSIGGHMSQLSETFPTLDCSQCILTPRMVEVAQHPNITLYTYAELESLEGFIGNFTAKIRLKAKSVDHKKCTGCGACFQKCPQKRIPSEFNAGLGNRTAIYVPFPQAVPNKPVIDREHCNYYKRGKCKICEATCPTGAIEWDKEDEIITEQVGAIVVTTGFNVKGADFFPEYGYGQYKDVLTGLQFERLASASGPTLGEIRRPSDGTIPKKIVFIACAGSRDEAKGIPYCSKICCMYTAKHAMLYQHKVHDGESTVFYMDIRAGGKNYEEFVRRAIEEDHVNYVRGRVARVYEKNGKLIVKGVDTLLSGQQVEIEADMVVLATAGVSNCGAEQLAQKMHISYDPYHFFAEAHPKLKPVETNTAGIFLAGACQAPKDIPETVGMASGAAVKVAGLFSNNELVREPLIAVVNRCAPPQFSTCVGCFMCQTACPYNAIEREEIKGRDGKVIKTVAKVNPGLCQGCGTCVAFCRSKSIDIQGYSNEQMFAEVMSLLNH encoded by the coding sequence ATGTCAAAGATAGGAGTTTTTATCTGCCACTGCGGTGAAAATATCAGTGCTACCGTCGATTGCGAGAAAGTAGCACAAGATATCCGTAAAGTGGAGGGCGTAGAATATGCCATTGACTATAAATATATGTGTTCCGATCCGGGACAAACGCTTATAAAGGATGCTATCAAAGAGCATCACTTAGATGGTGTAGTTGTAGGTTCCTGCTCTCCTCGTATGCACGAGCCAACCTTTAGGAAAGCATGTGCAGAAGCTGGCCTGAATCCTTTTTTATGTGAAATGGCCAACCTTCGCGAGCACTGTTCATGGGTGCACGAAAAAGGTGAAGCTACAACAGAGAAAGCATTTGACCTTGTAAAAATGCTGGTGGAAAAGGTAAAGCGCAATAAACCATTAGATTCCATCAAAGTACCTATCACTAAGAAGGCTTTGGTTATTGGTGGTGGTATTGCTGGTATACAAGCTAGTTTAGACATTGCCAATACTGGTCATCAGGTAATCTTAATCGAAAAAGATCCTTCTATAGGTGGACACATGTCTCAGCTATCTGAAACATTCCCTACCCTGGACTGCTCACAATGTATTCTTACTCCAAGAATGGTGGAGGTTGCGCAGCATCCAAACATCACCCTATATACTTATGCTGAACTTGAAAGTCTTGAAGGATTTATTGGTAATTTTACTGCTAAAATCAGATTAAAAGCAAAAAGTGTAGACCATAAAAAATGTACCGGTTGTGGAGCTTGTTTTCAAAAGTGCCCGCAAAAAAGAATCCCAAGTGAATTTAATGCCGGACTAGGTAACCGTACTGCTATTTATGTTCCGTTTCCACAAGCTGTGCCTAATAAACCTGTAATTGACCGTGAACACTGTAACTATTACAAACGCGGTAAATGTAAAATTTGTGAAGCAACTTGTCCTACCGGAGCAATTGAATGGGATAAGGAGGATGAGATTATCACCGAACAAGTAGGAGCAATTGTTGTAACTACAGGGTTCAATGTAAAAGGAGCAGATTTCTTCCCTGAATACGGCTACGGTCAATACAAAGACGTGCTCACAGGTTTGCAGTTTGAGCGTCTAGCATCTGCTTCTGGACCAACTTTAGGAGAAATCCGCCGTCCATCAGATGGTACAATTCCTAAGAAGATTGTCTTCATAGCTTGTGCCGGTTCACGTGACGAAGCCAAAGGCATTCCTTATTGCTCAAAGATTTGCTGTATGTACACAGCTAAACATGCAATGCTTTATCAGCATAAGGTTCACGATGGTGAATCGACTGTATTCTATATGGACATCCGTGCCGGTGGTAAGAACTATGAAGAGTTTGTACGCCGTGCCATTGAAGAAGATCATGTAAACTATGTTCGTGGTCGTGTTGCCAGAGTATATGAAAAGAATGGTAAACTAATCGTTAAAGGTGTAGACACTTTGCTTAGCGGACAACAAGTGGAGATTGAAGCAGACATGGTAGTGCTTGCTACTGCCGGTGTATCTAATTGTGGAGCAGAACAGCTGGCACAAAAAATGCACATCTCTTATGATCCTTATCATTTCTTTGCAGAAGCTCACCCAAAGTTGAAGCCTGTTGAAACAAATACTGCGGGTATTTTCCTTGCCGGAGCTTGTCAGGCACCAAAGGATATTCCTGAAACTGTAGGTATGGCATCGGGTGCAGCGGTAAAAGTTGCCGGACTCTTCTCAAACAATGAACTGGTACGTGAACCGCTTATTGCAGTGGTTAACCGTTGTGCACCTCCACAATTTAGTACTTGCGTGGGTTGCTTTATGTGCCAGACTGCTTGTCCTTACAATGCAATTGAGCGCGAAGAGATCAAAGGTAGAGATGGAAAAGTAATAAAAACAGTTGCCAAGGTTAACCCGGGACTTTGTCAGGGTTGCGGAACTTGCGTTGCTTTCTGCCGTTCTAAATCAATCGATATCCAAGGTTACTCAAACGAACAGATGTTCGCTGAAGTGATGTCTTTATTGAATCATTAA
- a CDS encoding CoB--CoM heterodisulfide reductase iron-sulfur subunit B family protein has product MKIGFYPGCSLKGSSREYNESVVAIVKALDLELVEIKDWNCCGATAAHSMNEELSLSLPARILALAEAQGLKEVVVPCAACYNRLMVTQHELKDNNKRERVTDIIKMPYSGDLKIINVLQMLETYAMDKIQEKVTKPFAHKVACYYGCLLIRPHKILQFDRVEDPQSMDTMVKLIGGTPINWAFKTECCGAGLSVSRTDLVAKLSGNILKDATERDAKAIIVACPMCQSNLDMRRGAINETLSNPSDVPVIFITQAIGLALGLNPKELGLERHFVNVKL; this is encoded by the coding sequence ATGAAAATAGGTTTTTATCCGGGTTGTTCACTCAAAGGATCATCCCGTGAATACAATGAATCGGTAGTAGCGATTGTCAAAGCTTTAGATCTTGAATTGGTTGAAATTAAAGACTGGAACTGTTGCGGTGCCACAGCTGCCCATTCAATGAATGAAGAACTCTCACTTTCACTTCCTGCCAGAATATTAGCTCTTGCTGAAGCTCAGGGATTAAAAGAAGTCGTTGTGCCTTGTGCTGCTTGTTATAACCGATTAATGGTTACTCAGCATGAACTGAAAGATAATAATAAAAGAGAACGAGTTACTGATATTATAAAGATGCCATATAGTGGAGATCTTAAGATTATCAATGTACTGCAAATGTTGGAAACTTACGCAATGGACAAAATCCAGGAAAAAGTAACCAAACCATTTGCGCACAAAGTAGCTTGTTATTATGGATGTTTATTGATACGTCCACATAAAATATTACAATTTGACCGCGTTGAAGATCCGCAAAGCATGGATACGATGGTTAAACTAATAGGTGGAACTCCTATTAACTGGGCTTTCAAAACAGAATGTTGTGGCGCTGGATTATCGGTTTCACGCACTGATCTTGTTGCAAAACTATCCGGAAATATTCTGAAAGATGCAACTGAACGCGATGCAAAGGCTATTATTGTAGCTTGCCCTATGTGCCAGTCTAACCTGGATATGCGTCGCGGAGCTATCAACGAAACTTTAAGTAACCCTTCTGATGTTCCTGTAATCTTTATCACTCAGGCTATTGGTCTTGCTTTAGGCCTCAACCCGAAAGAATTAGGATTGGAACGTCATTTTGTAAATGTAAAATTGTAA